One genomic segment of Ricinus communis isolate WT05 ecotype wild-type chromosome 3, ASM1957865v1, whole genome shotgun sequence includes these proteins:
- the LOC8268346 gene encoding protein NONRESPONDING TO OXYLIPINS 2, mitochondrial produces MASSKIVSRLSSRLNSLSFKLNKNSLSPQLSSLTSAPSSPTRRLSLLSRLPVELSSVGSMLPLHSAIASSRLVSSLSSESESWGLVPQGISMPL; encoded by the exons ATGGCGTCCTCAAAGATTGTCTCGAGATTGTCATCTCGGTTAAATTCCTTGTCTTTCAAACTCAACAAGAACTCGCTCTCCCCTCAACTCTCTTCCCTCACGTCGGCCCCTTCTTCTCCTACAAGACGCCTCTCTCTCCTCTCAAG GTTACCTGTGGAATTGAGTTCTGTGGGATCGATGTTGCCATTGCACAGCGCGATAGCTTCGTCAAGATTAGTCTCCAGCTTGTCCAGTGAGTCTGAAAGCTGGGGTTTGGTGCCCCAAG GTATCTCGATGCCTTTATGA
- the LOC8268345 gene encoding peroxisomal fatty acid beta-oxidation multifunctional protein AIM1 → MAKPHVTMEVGNDGVAVISMSNPPVNALAVPIIMGLKEKFTEAARRKDVQAIVLTGKNGRFSGGFDISVMQKVHQTGDASILPDVSVDLVVNAIEDCKKPVVAAVEGLALGGGLELAMGCHARIVAPKTQLGLPELSLGIIPGFGGTQRLPRLVGLPKAIQMMLTSKPIMSEEGKKLGLVDVIVSSQELLKVSRQWALDIKERRKPWMRSLHMTDKLGSLSEALELLKAARQQAKKTAPNMPQHQACLDVIEDGVVHGGYSGVLKEAKVFKELVISDTAKSLIHVFFAQRTTSKLPNVSDIGLKPRQIKKVAVIGGGLMGSGIITALITSGIYVVLKEINSEYLLKGIKMVEANVRGLVTRGKLSPDKADKALSMLKGVLDYSDFRDVDMVIEAVIESIPLKQKIFSEIEKACPPHCILATNTSTIDLNLVGKKTSAQDRIIGAHFFSPAHIMPLLEIVRTDKTSPQAILDLMTVGKSIKKVSVVVGNCTGFAVNRTFFPYAQGAHLLVNLGVDVFRIDRVICNFGLPMGPLQLQDLAGYGVAVAVGKEFATAFPDRTFKSPLVDLLIKSGRNGKNNGKGYYIYEKGSKPKPDPSVIPIIQESQRLTNIMPNGKPISISDQEIVEMIFFPIANEACRVLEEGVVVRASDLDIASVLGMSFPSYRGGIVFWADTVGPKHIYTSLKKWSLLYGNFYKPSRFLEERALKGMPLSAPVSSSPGSRSRM, encoded by the exons ATGGCAAAGCCTCATGTGACCATGGAAGTTGGAAACGATGGCGTTGCTGTCATTTCCATGTCTAATCCTCCTGTTAACGCCTTAGCCGTTCCAA TTATTATGGGTTTGAAGGAGAAGTTCACTGAGGCTGCAAGAAGAAAAGACGTTCAAGCTATTGTTTTGACTG GCAAGAATGGGAGGTTTTCAGGTGGTTTTGATATCAGTGTAATGCAAAAGGTTCACCAGACtg GGGATGCTTCAATTTTGCCTGATGTTTCTGTTGATCTCGTGGTCAATGCAATTGAAG ATTGCAAGAAGCCTGTTGTTGCTGCTGTAGAAGGATTAGCACTTGGAGGTGGCTTAGAACTAGCAATG GGATGCCATGCTCGTATTGTTGCACCTAAAACTCAACTTGGCTTGCCTGAGTTGAGTCTTGGAATAATTCCTGGGTTTGGAG GTACACAGCGTCTTCCAAGGCTTGTAGGACTGCCAAAGGCCATTCAGATGATGCTG ACATCCAAACCAATCATGTCTGAAGAAGGGAAGAAGCTAGGTCTTGTTGATGTTATTGTGTCTTCTCAAGAACTGCTGAAAGTATCTAGGCAATGGGCTTTAGACATCAAAGAAAGGCGCAAACCATGGATGCGTTCTCTTCATATGACAGACAAGCTTGGTTCCCTGTCTGAAGCACTTGAATTACTGAAAGCTGCCAGACAACAGGCCAAGAAGACTGCTCCAAATATGCCTCAGCATCAGGCATGTCTTGATGTGATTGAGGATGGTGTTGTTCATGGAGGATATAGTGGAGTTCTAAAG GAAGCAAAAGTATTCAAGGAGTTAGTAATATCAGACACAGCAAAAAGTCTTATTCATGTCTTTTTTGCCCAGCGCACAACATCAAAG TTGCCTAATGTCTCTGATATTGGGCTCAAACCAAGGCAAATAAAGAAGGTTGCTGTCATTGGTGGAGGTTTAATGGGTTCTGGCATAATTACGGCTCTTATCACGAGCGGCATTTATGTTGTTCTCAAGGAAATTAACTCTGAATATCTTCTGAAAGGAATAAAGATGGTAGAAG CAAATGTCCGAGGGTTAGTAACTAGGGGAAAGCTGTCACCAGATAAGGCAGACAAAGCCCTCTCGATGCTTAAAGGTGTGCTGGACTACTCAGATTTCAGAGATGTGGATATGGTCATAGAG GCAGTTATTGAAAGTATCCCTCTGAAGCAAAAAATTTTTAGTGAAATAGAGAAGGCTTGTCCTCCTCACTGCATCTTGGCTACAAATACATCTACTATTGACCTCAATTTAGTTGGAAAGAAGACCAGTGCTCAGGATCGCATTATAGGTGCACACTTTTTCAG TCCTGCTCATATAATGCCTCTACTGGAGATTGTACGTACAGACAAGACTTCTCCACAAGCAATCCTTGATCTCATGACAGTTGGGAAATCTATAAAGAAAGTTTCTGTTGTGGTGGGTAACTGCACTGGCTTTGCAGTCAATCGTACTTTCTTTCCCTATGCACAGGGTGCGCATCTTCTGGTCAATCTAGGTGTGGATGTATTCAGAATTGATAGAGTGATCTGCAATTTTGGCCTCCCTATGGGCCCTCTACA GCTTCAGGATTTAGCTGGATATGGAGTTGCTGTTGCAGTGGGAAAAGAATTTGCTACTGCATTCCCTGATCGCACATTCAAGTCTCCATTAGTTGATCTCTTAATTAAAAGTGGACGAAATG GTAAAAACAATGGAAAAGGATACTACATTTATGAGAAGGGAAGCAAGCCAAAACCTGATCCTTCTGTGATACCAATTATACAGGAGTCTCAGCGGCTTACCAATATTATGCCTAATGGAAAG CCAATAAGCATTTCTGACCAAGAGATTGTGGAGATGATTTTCTTTCCAATAGCGAATGAAGCATGCCGAGTTCTTGAAGAGGGAGTGGTAGTTCGAGCATCAGATCTGGATATCGCATCTGTTCTGGGAATGAGTTTCCCATCTTATCG TGGTGGTATTGTTTTCTGGGCTGACACGGTTGGACCTAAGCATATATATACGAGTCTGAAGAAGTGGTCTCTGTTATATGGTAACTTCTACAAACCATCAAGGTTCTTGGAAGAAAGGGCATTAAAAGGCATGCCATTG AGTGCCCCAGTTTCATCATCTCCCGGGTCAAGATCCCGCATGTAG